One genomic window of Vibrio mangrovi includes the following:
- the pdxA gene encoding 4-hydroxythreonine-4-phosphate dehydrogenase PdxA has protein sequence MTTKRIVVTAGEPAGIGPDLVLALSQEDWSHQIIVCADKELLQQRATLLGIDVELYDYDATQPPRAQKSGSLVVDHIPLAAPVTAGLLDEKNGRYVLQTLERATEGCMNGEFDAVVTGPVHKGVINRSGVAFSGHTEFFAEKSNTPLVVMMLATEGLRVALVTTHIPLAYVSKAVTKDRLQHIIRILHKDLKEKFAIDDPNIYVCGLNPHAGEDGCLGHEEIETITPALDELRNEENMRLIGPLPADTIFHEKYLEQADTILGMYHDQVLPVLKYKGFSRSVNITLGLPFIRTSVDHGTALDLAGTGTADTGSLKTALQQAIELVNKKQSN, from the coding sequence ATGACAACTAAACGCATTGTAGTGACCGCTGGAGAGCCAGCCGGAATTGGCCCGGATCTGGTTCTGGCACTTTCACAGGAAGACTGGTCACATCAAATCATCGTGTGTGCCGATAAAGAGCTGTTACAACAACGGGCAACCTTACTGGGTATCGATGTTGAACTCTATGATTATGATGCGACACAACCACCAAGGGCACAAAAATCCGGCTCTCTCGTGGTAGATCATATACCTCTGGCAGCACCAGTAACCGCAGGACTGCTGGACGAAAAGAATGGCCGATATGTGCTGCAAACACTGGAACGGGCAACCGAAGGATGTATGAACGGTGAATTTGATGCTGTCGTGACCGGCCCGGTTCATAAAGGAGTCATTAACCGTTCAGGAGTTGCGTTCAGCGGACACACGGAATTTTTTGCGGAAAAATCAAATACTCCTCTCGTGGTGATGATGCTGGCAACAGAAGGCCTCCGGGTTGCGTTAGTAACAACGCATATCCCACTAGCCTATGTATCAAAAGCAGTAACGAAAGATCGTCTCCAGCACATCATCCGGATTCTTCACAAAGATCTGAAAGAAAAATTTGCTATTGATGATCCTAATATTTACGTGTGTGGTCTCAACCCTCATGCTGGTGAGGATGGCTGTCTGGGACATGAAGAGATAGAGACTATCACGCCAGCACTAGATGAGCTGAGAAATGAAGAGAATATGAGACTGATCGGGCCTCTGCCCGCTGATACGATATTCCATGAGAAGTACCTCGAACAGGCTGATACCATTTTGGGGATGTATCATGATCAGGTTCTCCCTGTACTAAAATATAAAGGATTCAGCCGTTCGGTAAATATAACTCTGGGACTTCCTTTTATCCGGACTTCGGTTGATCATGGAACAGCATTAGATCTAGCCGGGACTGGCACTGCCGATACCGGCAGTTTAAAAACGGCTTTGCAACAAGCCATCGAATTAGTAAACAAAAAACAAAGTAATTAA